A single genomic interval of Arthrobacter sp. NicSoilB8 harbors:
- the pdhA gene encoding pyruvate dehydrogenase (acetyl-transferring) E1 component subunit alpha translates to MTISADHAAHQPAPAEPGPADAGPKDAASEAVRKFGITVEDYMLPARHQIQMVGPDGTLNPHTEQGTQPGHEYSLPSDAELLAAYEQLVIGRRVNDQNSALVRQGRMAVYPSSHGQEACQVAAALCLAGGDWMFPTYRDSVAVMARGVDPVQTMTLFRGDWHGGYDPAKHKVGIQCTPLTTQLLHGVGVAHAAKLRGEDTVVLAMCGDGATSEGDFHEALNFAAVFHLPVVFFVQNNQYAISVPLAHQSVAPSLAHKAVGYGMAGERVDGNDVVALLAVLGRAVKLAREGSGPLLVEAHTYRMQAHTNADDATRYRQDSEVVEWVAKDPLSRMKTYLTDRGILDDDRASRIADKAEAVATQLREGLSEEVPVEPQDLFKYVFSTPTPQLKEQSAMLADELARDAASTSAASTAREAGK, encoded by the coding sequence ATGACGATCTCCGCAGACCACGCTGCGCACCAGCCCGCTCCAGCGGAGCCGGGACCGGCGGATGCCGGACCGAAGGACGCAGCCAGCGAGGCCGTGCGCAAGTTCGGCATCACGGTGGAGGACTACATGCTCCCCGCCCGCCACCAGATCCAGATGGTCGGGCCCGACGGCACGCTGAACCCCCACACAGAGCAGGGCACTCAGCCCGGGCACGAATACAGCCTGCCCAGCGACGCCGAACTCCTGGCCGCCTACGAGCAGCTCGTCATCGGCCGCCGCGTCAACGACCAGAACTCAGCACTCGTCCGGCAGGGCCGCATGGCCGTCTACCCCTCCAGCCACGGCCAGGAGGCCTGTCAGGTCGCCGCGGCCCTGTGCCTCGCCGGGGGCGACTGGATGTTCCCCACCTACCGCGACTCCGTGGCCGTGATGGCCCGCGGCGTCGACCCCGTCCAGACCATGACCCTGTTCCGCGGCGACTGGCACGGCGGCTACGACCCCGCCAAACACAAGGTCGGCATCCAGTGCACCCCGCTGACCACCCAGCTGCTGCACGGCGTCGGCGTGGCCCACGCCGCCAAGCTACGCGGCGAGGACACCGTGGTCCTGGCCATGTGCGGCGACGGCGCCACCAGCGAAGGCGACTTCCACGAGGCCCTGAACTTCGCCGCCGTCTTCCACCTGCCCGTGGTCTTCTTCGTCCAGAACAACCAGTACGCCATCTCCGTGCCGCTCGCGCACCAGTCCGTCGCGCCGTCGCTCGCCCACAAAGCCGTCGGCTACGGCATGGCCGGCGAACGCGTGGACGGCAACGACGTCGTCGCCCTGCTCGCCGTCCTGGGCCGTGCCGTCAAGCTCGCCCGGGAAGGCTCGGGCCCGCTGCTCGTGGAGGCCCACACCTACCGGATGCAGGCGCACACCAACGCCGATGACGCCACCCGCTACCGGCAGGACAGCGAAGTCGTCGAATGGGTGGCCAAGGACCCGCTGAGCCGGATGAAGACCTACCTGACGGACCGCGGCATCCTCGACGACGATCGTGCATCCAGGATCGCCGACAAGGCGGAAGCGGTTGCCACGCAGCTGCGCGAAGGCCTCAGCGAAGAGGTCCCGGTGGAGCCGCAGGACCTCTTCAAGTACGTGTTCTCCACGCCCACCC